The Helianthus annuus cultivar XRQ/B chromosome 16, HanXRQr2.0-SUNRISE, whole genome shotgun sequence genome includes a window with the following:
- the LOC110916576 gene encoding uncharacterized protein LOC110916576 has protein sequence MVIRLQETEEQHLKDQLKVNPIEGENENKIQSILDTFPFLQVPITQESTESHTTPEQTKEKRIIKPTSAYKSPYVNRKVELGTKLSDDEQLIVDYIFSPADELKFVYKSVYGTDSIKVVFEAMFDGIKITSVLIDNWAEVLNNEEKMKSRYSLSRFFCSSLLLLKAHYAPTTTDEVRLLMFTQNLDQWLEQFKVKSIRDFDLLFFPILASEHYYVLCFNLKTSKIVLIDNSKMGKKFHDRYQGIPNMLRNALCDYLELKKIRFAKKTLRKAIIKRLEMPWRTEENYIDCGIYTMRHMETYFGEENWDCGFLSNEKFHKPQISELRKKFLTKMLLSEINTMKDDLIKHALEYEKMDDKVKAEHQKDLKEKMDQRQKDFV, from the exons ATGGTGATTAGATTGCAAGAAACAGAAGAACAACATTTAAAGGATCAGTTGAAAGTAAATCCTATTGAAGGTGAAAACGAAAACAAAATACAGTCAATTCTCGACACATTTCCATTTCTTCAAGTACCCATCACCCAAGAATCAACTGAAAGCCACACTACCCCTGAACAAACAAAAGAAAAGAGAATAATTAAGCCAACTTCTGCATATAAATCACCTTACGTTAACCGGAAAGTTGAACTTGGAACAAAGCTGAGTGATGATGAACAATTGATAGTAGATTACATATTTTCTCCAGCAGATGAATT GAAGTTTGTATACAAGTCAGTTTATGGGACAGATTCAATCAAAGTGGTTTTTGAAGCAATGTTTGATGGTATAAAAATTACATCAGTCCTCATAGACAATTGGGCCGAAGTGCTAAACAATGAAGAAAAAATGAAAAGCCGGTATTCTCTTAGTAGGTTTTTTTGCTCATCGCTTCTATTG TTAAAGGCTCATTATGCACCTACAACCACCGATGAAGTTCGACTTTTGATGTTCACGCAAAACTTGGATCAATGGCTTGAACAGTTTAAGGTCAAATCGATAAGAGATTTCGACCTCCTGTTTTTCCCCATTTTAGCTTCAGAACATTATTACGTCCTGTGTTTCAATCTGAAGACTTCTAAAATTGTGTTGATCGATAACAGCAAAATGGGTAAAAAATTCCATGATAGATATCAAGGGATCCCTAATATGTTG AGAAATGCATTGTGTGACTACCTTGAGCTGAAGAAGATTAGATTCGCCAAAAAAACACTAAGAAAGGCAATCATCAAAAGATTGGAAATGCCATGGAGGACAGAAGAAAACTACATTGATTGTGGCATTTATACAATGCGCCATATGGAAACTTATTTTGGTGAAGAAAACTGGGATTGCGGCTTCTTATCAAATGAGAAATTTCATAAACCTCAAATTTCTGAGTTGAGGAAGAAATTCTTGACCAAAATGCTGTTGTCAGAAATCAACACCATGAAAGATGATCTTATAAAGCATGCCCTTGAATATGAAAAGATGGATGAtaaagttaaggcagaacatcaaaaaGATTTGAAGGAAAAGATGGATCAAAGGCAAAAAGACtttgtttga